In Mesotoga sp. Brook.08.105.5.1, the following proteins share a genomic window:
- a CDS encoding prephenate dehydratase domain-containing protein, giving the protein MNGKVVAFQGEHGAYSEQAIRKLLGESPVTIPCRSFQEMLNLVPGWKSRLRNSPRGKLSGWYSDSRLRCFDG; this is encoded by the coding sequence TTGAACGGGAAAGTTGTTGCTTTTCAAGGTGAACACGGTGCTTATTCAGAACAGGCTATAAGAAAGCTTCTAGGAGAATCCCCTGTCACAATTCCGTGTAGGTCGTTCCAGGAGATGCTGAATCTTGTTCCAGGATGGAAAAGCAGACTACGCAATTCTCCCCGTGGAAAACTCTCTGGCTGGTACAGTGATTCCCGCCTACGATGCTTTGATGGATAG
- a CDS encoding DUF1254 domain-containing protein, with product MDLKKLLTLLSVVVFLFAFLGAGSTPATNNCDEAREIARQAYIFAYPMLENFRTMTLQAVIPDAFNRFKHSKGLLGPEFREIVRPNNDTVFSAAWLDLRAEPIIIQIPAICERYYSLQFVDMYTHNFAYAGTRTTGCGARTFLITGPKSLVEVPESIDEVFTSEGNFVLCLARISINPEISGELDAIRKIQKSFLIQPLSSFLGYEAPKSVRTDTFPVFRQERAESAGFIYYLNFLLGQLEIHPSEKALIERFSLIGIGPNLPFDEADLNSEIRAAIEQGIEDAMEVILRPGELLGTTKNGWSLTKRVFGNRNQMQGKYEIRASAAYMGLYGSDLEETYYPISYADADGESYDGSRYNYLIHFESNEIPPVGPGGFWSITMYGDDQFMVPNPINRYSIGDRSRLSYNDDGSLDIYIQHDSPGVDLESNWLPAPNGPFSLSLRMYLPSPRALDPLYCPPGVIKSEYRE from the coding sequence ATGGATCTTAAGAAGTTACTTACCCTGCTGTCTGTGGTTGTGTTCTTGTTCGCTTTCTTAGGCGCAGGATCGACTCCGGCAACGAACAACTGCGACGAAGCAAGGGAAATCGCACGACAGGCGTATATTTTCGCTTATCCAATGCTTGAGAATTTCCGAACAATGACTCTGCAGGCCGTGATACCAGATGCGTTCAACCGGTTCAAGCATAGCAAAGGGTTGCTTGGACCTGAATTCAGAGAGATTGTCCGCCCGAACAACGATACAGTGTTCTCGGCTGCATGGCTTGATTTGAGAGCTGAACCAATCATAATTCAGATACCTGCTATTTGCGAAAGATACTACTCCTTACAGTTTGTCGACATGTATACTCATAACTTCGCATATGCAGGAACGAGAACCACCGGTTGCGGGGCAAGGACTTTCTTGATCACCGGTCCGAAGTCATTAGTAGAAGTTCCCGAGAGCATTGATGAAGTATTCACCAGCGAAGGAAACTTTGTTTTGTGTCTAGCAAGGATTTCAATAAACCCAGAGATATCCGGTGAGCTTGATGCGATACGCAAAATTCAAAAAAGCTTTCTAATCCAGCCCCTGAGTTCCTTTCTTGGTTATGAAGCCCCTAAATCTGTAAGAACAGACACTTTTCCGGTCTTCAGACAGGAACGAGCCGAGTCGGCCGGTTTTATCTACTATCTGAACTTCCTTCTAGGCCAGCTAGAAATTCATCCATCTGAGAAAGCCTTGATCGAAAGATTCAGCCTTATTGGAATCGGACCGAATCTTCCGTTTGACGAAGCAGATCTTAATTCCGAAATACGGGCTGCAATTGAGCAAGGAATTGAAGATGCCATGGAAGTTATTCTCAGACCGGGTGAACTGCTGGGAACTACTAAGAATGGCTGGAGTCTCACAAAGCGAGTCTTCGGTAATCGAAACCAGATGCAGGGTAAGTATGAGATTCGAGCTTCGGCCGCTTACATGGGTCTCTATGGGAGCGATCTTGAGGAAACCTACTATCCAATAAGTTATGCAGATGCCGATGGAGAATCTTATGATGGCTCAAGGTACAATTACCTGATCCATTTTGAAAGCAACGAAATTCCACCCGTTGGACCGGGTGGGTTCTGGTCCATCACAATGTACGGTGATGACCAGTTCATGGTGCCTAATCCAATTAACAGATACTCAATAGGTGATCGGTCAAGATTGTCATACAACGATGACGGGTCTCTTGACATCTATATACAACACGACTCGCCTGGCGTTGATCTCGAAAGCAACTGGCTCCCCGCGCCCAATGGACCTTTTTCTTTGTCCTTGAGAATGTATCTGCCTTCACCAAGAGCCCTTGATCCTCTATACTGTCCTCCTGGAGTAATAAAGTCAGAATATAGGGAATGA